In the Grimontia kaedaensis genome, one interval contains:
- a CDS encoding DUF5992 family protein, whose translation MANAGWIAEQAKVVAVESTSGNNDTFTAIVRGGSGPCVSDSSDKLIFFPRSEASTSEIHNRTYSMMLTALACGAKVSIYNYADDSFDKNVGVRAVSN comes from the coding sequence CTGGCAAATGCTGGTTGGATAGCTGAGCAAGCTAAGGTTGTGGCCGTAGAAAGTACATCCGGAAACAATGATACGTTTACAGCTATAGTTCGTGGAGGTTCGGGCCCCTGCGTATCAGATTCTTCAGATAAACTCATTTTCTTTCCCCGTTCTGAAGCATCAACATCTGAGATACACAACCGTACTTATTCTATGATGCTGACCGCTTTAGCTTGCGGTGCCAAAGTCTCGATTTACAATTATGCTGACGATTCCTTTGATAAAAATGTTGGCGTAAGGGCAGTCAGCAATTGA
- a CDS encoding DNA/RNA non-specific endonuclease, whose translation MKSATKLAALLLFSTSVSSADIYSPFCPLGCPEVKEGNNLVFTHIYALSNNPDTKFADWTAYEVNVLNFGPGPGRDWMENNLIPDEDKLEERDYDGAYGALGMERGHMTPLAAFAGNEYWWETNYISNIVPQHKHLNGRAWEDLEEAVRHSVEYKEPVYVVTGTLYEKMMKDMPNANEEHQVPSGFYKLVYDIKGNGVAFVMDQDIEKGVKYCDTQIKVSDLENRLDYQLPAVTESAEMKGRVGC comes from the coding sequence ATGAAATCCGCCACCAAGCTCGCTGCGCTACTTCTGTTTTCCACCTCCGTTTCCTCCGCTGACATCTACTCCCCGTTTTGCCCGTTGGGCTGCCCGGAAGTAAAGGAGGGTAACAACCTCGTTTTTACCCACATATATGCACTGTCAAACAATCCGGATACCAAGTTCGCGGACTGGACGGCGTATGAGGTGAACGTGTTGAACTTTGGACCTGGTCCGGGTAGGGACTGGATGGAAAACAACCTCATCCCAGATGAAGACAAGCTCGAGGAGCGCGACTACGACGGTGCCTATGGGGCGCTTGGTATGGAGCGTGGCCACATGACACCACTGGCCGCCTTTGCAGGGAACGAATATTGGTGGGAGACCAACTACATCAGCAATATCGTGCCACAGCATAAGCACCTAAATGGTCGCGCTTGGGAAGATCTGGAAGAAGCAGTGCGTCATTCCGTTGAGTATAAAGAGCCGGTGTATGTGGTGACAGGCACGCTCTATGAAAAGATGATGAAGGACATGCCTAACGCCAATGAAGAACACCAGGTTCCTTCAGGCTTCTACAAGCTGGTGTATGACATCAAAGGGAATGGGGTGGCCTTTGTCATGGACCAGGATATCGAGAAAGGGGTGAAGTACTGCGATACCCAGATTAAAGTCAGCGACCTAGAAAACCGTCTGGATTACCAGTTGCCGGCCGTGACGGAGAGTGCGGAGATGAAAGGTCGAGTGGGGTGTTAG